In the genome of Halictus rubicundus isolate RS-2024b chromosome 9, iyHalRubi1_principal, whole genome shotgun sequence, one region contains:
- the Sec8 gene encoding exocyst complex component secretory 8, with product MNSVPPTKPPRGIKPTKETSGLLISVIRALSASETNEQREIEKAKLEKEYKKSDQRLDELVSLHDQDLTQVMQIFSALSEKVTASREKIHAVKENLNACKQLLRCKREELLNLWLEGIEHKHVLHLLKDVTPDSCTRMLPLTDTDALSVSTTYNATSD from the exons ATGAATTCAGTACCTCCCACCAAACCTCCAAGAGGTATCAAACCGACAAAAGAAACA agtGGTTTACTGATTTCTGTAATTCGTGCTTTATCAGCAAGTGAAACTAATGAACAACGTGAAATAGAGAAAGCTAAACTTGAGAAGGAGTATAAGAAAAGTGATCAACGACTTGATGAGCTGGTTTCGCTACATGATCAAGATCTGACACAAGTTATGCAA ATTTTCAGTGCTCTGTCAGAGAAAGTGACAGCTTCGAGAGAAAAAATTCATGCAGTCAAAGAGAACTTGAATGCCTGTAAACAATTATTGAGATGCAAACGTGAAGAGTTATTAAACTTATGGTTAGAAGGAATTGAACACAAGCATGTGTTACACCTTTTAAAAGATGT AACACCTGATTCTTGTACTAGAATGTTACCTCTAACTGATACAGATGCATTATCAGTTTCTACAACATATAATGCAACATCAGACTAA
- the LOC143356980 gene encoding fatty acid synthase-like, whose amino-acid sequence MPARFESANYPIMGEPVINGNTQYLQDDIVISGFSGRFPESENVDELKKNLFEGVDMITNDERRWPAGIYGLPKGTGKLKDIQHFDATFFGVHAKQAHLMDPQIRLLLEATYEAIVDAGINPQEIRGSKTGVFVGVSSSGSNEMWIQNPEEINGYELTGRCRAMFANRVSFAFDFNGPSYAVDTACSSSLYSMHQAISAMRSGECDAAIVAGCNLFPKPTMSLELHRLSMLAADGKCKSFDAAGNGFVRSEAICALLLQKSKDARRVYATVIHSKTNTDGNKVEGITYPNGQMQNKMIREVYAEAGISPTDVVYVEAHGPGTKVGDPQEVNSIANLFCKGRKTPLLLGAVKSNMGHAEAASGLCSMAKLLIAMEAGVIPGNLHFKNPNKDIPSLHDGSIQVVDKNMPWKGGLAAVNSFGFGGANAHVLLRSNPKPKLSPVLDSKIPKLVAVSGRTEEAVQVLLDKAKEHEKDDDFIALLHDTYALNVRGHLYRGYSVLGTAGAEETSQITTSEKRPIWFVFCGMGSQWAGMGKDLLCIEPFKRSLERCADALKPKGVDLMNVILNSTSESFVENVVHCFISIAAIQVALVDLLTYLGIHPDGIVGHSVGELGCAYADGTFTPEQTVLAAYWRGRSTQESKLSPGAMAAVGLSWEEAKKRCPPDVYPACNNSEDSTTVSGAADAVKKFVEELKKEDIFARVVETSGVAYHSKYIAPVGQKMRSALEEIIPNPKPRTSRWISTSIPIAAWNSPLAQLSSAAYHVNNLLSPVLFEQGLSYVPENAITIEIAPHCLMQAILRRSLSKNVTNIGLQKRDHKNNLLFLLENLGKLHMAGAQLKISKLYPPISYPVGRGTPMISSMVKWDHSTEWAVGDSRKSDNLYGESVIEFDLSKEKDAYIAGYTIDGTILFPVTGYLVLVWRIYAKLRNVDFEKLPVVFEHVKFLRTTIMPKEGPIKFFVNIFRGTNEFEIYENGSVAVTGKISVPENTEKMMLNLPTPVVRNDPELLELNTKDVYKELRLRGYEYTGEFQGIETANNRGGNGKLLWTNWTSFMDTMLQIIILEKDTRSLDLPTRIQYVAINPVAHMEQVNDLGEGQALPVHYYKFIDVVKSGGIEIRKMKASLAPRRQQCETPPKHEKYTFVPYVNPKPTVKDPEKAQVNALTILLQVVSENWVPLKMKAVEVGGDRPVGALFATTVLDILYSEPNVLVDYQVATTNSVEQYASLNAKNVKVVQKDVNKTPVGQDLHFVVATNVLSKNTAEAVLKNLSDSLRSGGYALLEESGLNNLDSSKNTANLIIVGKQVVYGKSYVLLKKLEQLAEPIIVEITEKNFQWVENLKAALKKAATEKREILVVNQGDELLGIVGFMNCVRREEGCANVRYVFIQDKNAPKFSLKDKFYAEQLSKQLMANVLKEGNWGTFRHLLLDQQGEASSLQVEHAYIDALYRGDLSSLRWIKSPPSFYEPGKSLGMELFHVYYAPLNFRDVMLATGKLSPDALSGNLASQDCILGIEFSGRNSKGERVMAMVPARSLATTVVADSGFSWIVPKKWSLEEASTIPVAYATSYYALFVRGGLKRGESVLIHAENGGVGLASISIALHAGCTVFTTVGTPEKRQFLKKMFPQLTDRNIGNSSDTSFEQLIMNETKGRGVDVVLNSLAEEKLQASVRCLAEDGRFLEIGKCDLSNDATLGISLLLKNTAFHRILLDAICEIDGPETKEVVRLVKEGIENGAVRPLPTAVFSEKQIGQSFRFMATGKHIGKVVLKIREEEKETVVPHPKPKIVAAIPRTYMNPDKSYIVVGGLGGFGAELADWMIKRGAKHLVLTSRSGIRNGFQSLCVRRWRESGVNVAISTVDATTMAGARKLIEDSNKMAPVGGIFNSAVVLIDNVLEYLEENDFAKVAAPKVSVTKCLDAVSRELCPLLDYFVVFSSITCGRGNTGQTNYGLANSVMERIIEQRQASGLPGLAIQWGAVGDVGVLIGKLILLFQTLAAYKIVRARGESYGRGNDLKVRGTIPQRIGSCLETVDVFLQQPDPVLASMCVADQRKSQERTKKISIVQVIANILGIKKLENINYSVTLADFGMDSLMATDIKETLQRSYDVVLSTQEIRNLTFEKLKSFDSGAVEVKAIETLGWQDGRGSACQHSAYQSICNCFIIEVTHLSRKSFSYLMSPLITVCELVCDLSCFYFTEMVLYLQTVANSTKHINEINFHEVWLNISNSLQ is encoded by the exons ATGCCGGCCCGATTTGAGAGCGCGAACTACCCCATCATGGGGGAGCCAGTGATCAACGGTAACACACAATACCTACAAGACGACATCGTCATCAGTGGTTTCTCAG GTCGTTTCCCGGAGTCGGAAAATGTAGACGAGTTGAAGAAGAATTTATTCGAGGGTGTCGACATGATCACGAACGACGAACGTCGATGGCCAGCCGGTATCTACGGTTTACCGAAGGGAACCGGCAAATTGAAGGACATTCAACACTTCGACGCCACTTTTTTCGGTGTTCACGCGAAACAGGCACATTTGATGGACCCACAGATTCGGCTACTCCTGGAGGCAACGTACGAGGCCATAGTCGATGCTGGCATTAATCCACAAGAGATTAGAGGATCGAAGACTGGTGTGTTCGTCGGTGTTTCTTCCTCAGGGTCGAACGAGATGTGGATACAGAATCCGGAAGAGATCAATG GCTACGAATTGACCGGACGCTGCAGAGCCATGTTCGCCAACAGGGTATCGTTCGCTTTCGACTTCAATGGGCCAAGTTACGCGGTCGACACAGCTTGCTCGTCGTCGCTGTACAGTATGCACCAGGCGATCAGCGCGATGCGTTCGGGAGAGTGCGACGCGGCTATCGTTGCTGGGTGCAACCTTTTTCCGAAGCCCACCATGTCGCTCGAGCTCCATAGATTGAGCATGTTAGCGGCGGACGGTAAGTGCAAATCGTTCGACGCCGCAGGTAACGGCTTCGTCAGATCCGAGGCAATCTGTGCCCTGCTCCTACAAAAGTCGAAGGACGCGCGCAGAGTCTACGCCACCGTGATACACTCGAAAACGAACACGGACGGCAACAAAGTCGAGGGCATCACATATCCGAACGGGCAGATGCAGAACAAAATGATCCGCGAAGTCTACGCGGAGGCTGGAATCAGTCCAACGGACGTTGTCTACGTGGAAGCCCACGGACCCGGCACCAAGGTCGGCGACCCGCAAGAGGTCAACTCTATCGCAAACTTGTTCTGCAAAGGCAGGAAAACTCCTCTTCTTCTTGGCGCGGTCAAGTCGAACATGGGTCACGCGGAAGCGGCCAGTGGACTGTGTTCCATGGCGAAACTGTTGATCGCTATGGAAGCAGGAGTGATACCAGGCAATCTTCACTTTAAGAATCCGAACAAGGATATACCGTCTCTACACGACGGCAGCATACAGGTCGTCGATAAGAATATGCCATGGAAGGGTGGCCTAGCCGCCGTAAACTCGTTCGGTTTTGGAGGAGCCAACGCTCACGTACTTCTTCGTAGCAATCCGAAACCAAAACTGTCGCCAGTCTTGGATAGTAAAATACCCAAGTTGGTCGCTGTATCCGGCCGCACAGAGGAAGCTGTACAGGTTCTTCTAGACAAAGCCAAAGAACACGAGAAGGACGACGACTTCATCGCTCTTCTTCACGACACGTACGCGCTGAACGTACGCGGTCATCTTTACCGGGGCTATTCCGTGCTGGGAACGGCCGGAGCCGAGGAAACTAGTCAAATCACTACCTCGGAGAAACGTCCTATTTGGTTCGTGTTCTGTGGTATGGGCTCTCAGTGGGCAGGCATGGGCAAGGACTTGCTCTGCATCGAACCGTTCAAGCGAAGCTTGGAACGTTGCGCCGACGCTTTGAAACCCAAAGGTGTTGATCTGATGAACGTCATTCTGAACTCGACATCCGAATCCTTCGTTGAGAATGTCGTTCACTGCTTCATATCGATCGCAGCTATTCAAGTCGCCCTCGTAGACCTCCTAACGTACTTGGGTATTCATCCGGACGGTATCGTTGGACATTCTGTCGGTGAGCTGGGATGCGCTTACGCCGACGGTACTTTCACGCCGGAACAAACCGTTTTGGCCGCGTACTGGCGTGGAAGATCTACTCAGGAGTCGAAACTGTCGCCCGGAGCTATGGCGGCCGTAGGATTGAGTTGGGAGGAGGCTAAAAAACGATGCCCGCCGGACGTGTATCCAGCTTGCAACAACTCCGAAGATTCTACAACGGTTTCCGGTGCGGCCGATGCTGTTAAGAAATTCGTCGAGGAGCTGAAGAAGGAGGATATCTTCGCACGAGTGGTAGAGACCAGCGGCGTCGCGTACCACAGCAAATACATAGCCCCGGTTGGTCAGAAAATGCGCTCCGCTTTGGAAGAGATCATACCGAATCCAAAACCGCGTACCTCCAGGTGGATCTCCACGTCCATACCCATTGCAGCTTGGAACAGTCCATTGGCGCAGCTCAGCTCGGCAGCCTACCATGTGAACAACTTGCTGTCGCCTGTACTGTTCGAGCAAGGGCTTTCTTACGTGCCTGAAAACGCGATCACTATCGAGATTGCTCCGCACTGTTTGATGCAAGCGATTCTGCGTAGATCGTTGTCGAAGAATGTGACGAACATTGGTTTGCAAAAACGGGATCACAAGAACAACTTGCTTTTCCTGCTCGAAAACTTAGGAAAATTGCACATGGCTGGCGCACAGCTAAAGATCTCGAAACTGTACCCACCGATCAGCTATCCGGTCGGCCGTGGTACGCCGATGATCAGCTCTATGGTTAAATGGGACCACTCCACCGAATGGGCGGTAGGCGATTCGCGCAAGAGCGACAATCTCTACGGAGAGAGCGTGATCGAGTTCGACCTGTCCAAAGAAAAGGACGCGTACATAGCTGGTTATACGATCGACGGAACTATTCTTTTCCCGGTTACCGGTTACTTGGTACTCGTGTGGAGAATCTACGCGAAGCTGCGCAACGTCGACTTCGAGAAACTGCCGGTTGTGTTCGAACATGTAAAATTCCTGCGCACTACAATCATGCCTAAAGAAGGCCCGATTAAATTCTTTGTCAATATATTCAGGGGAACCAATGAATTTGAGATTTACGAGAACGGCTCGGTGGCGGTGACAGGAAAGATATCCGTACCGGAGAACACGGAGAAAATGATGCTGAATCTTCCAACACCGGTCGTACGAAACGATCCCGAGCTGTTGGAGCTGAACACCAAAGACGTTTACAAGGAGCTCCGTTTGAGAGGATACGAATATACCGGGGAGTTCCAGGGTATCGAAACCGCCAACAATCGCGGTGGCAATGGAAAACTTCTCTGGACCAATTGGACCTCCTTCATGGACACCATGCTCCAGATTATCATTCTAGAAAAGGATACCAGATCCTTGGATTTACCAACTCGTATACAGTATGTTGCTATCAATCCGGTTGCTCATATGGAACAAGTGAACGACTTGGGGGAAGGCCAGGCTCTTCCAGTACATTATTACAAGTTTATCGATGTCGTCAAATCTGGCGGCATCGAAATCAGAAAGATGAAAGCATCCTTGGCCCCGAGACGGCAACAATGTGAAACCCCTCCCAAGCACGAGAAATACACGTTCGTACCCTATGTTAACCCCAAGCCTACGGTAAAAGACCCTGAGAAGGCTCAAGTGAATGCCCTTACCATCTTGTTGCAAGTTGTCAGTGAAAACTGGGTACCATTGAAAATGAAAGCCGTAGAAGTAGGCGGCGATCGTCCCGTAGGTGCTCTCTTCGCAACCACTGTGTTGGACATCTTATACAGCGAACCCAATGTtctt GTTGATTACCAGGTCGCTACAACCAATAGCGTCGAGCAATACGCCAGCTTGAATGCGAAAAACGTAAAAGTTGTACAAAAGGATGTGAACAAGACACCTGTGGGCCAAGACTTACACTTCGTCGTAGCTACGAACGTACTGTCCAAGAATACCGCCGAGGCTGTACTGAAAAATCTGTCTGACAGTCTGAGGAGTGGTGGCTACGCTCTGCTTGAAGAATCCGGTTTGAATAATTTGGATAGCTCGAAGAACACCGCCAATCTGATAATCGTAGGGAAACAAGTAGTGTACGGAAAGTCTTACGTTTTACTGAAGAAGCTTGAACAGttggcggagccgataatcgtcGAAATAACAGAGAAGAACTTCCAGTGGGTAGAGAATCTTAAGGCGGCGCTGAAGAAAGCTGCGACGGAGAAACGAGAGATTCTTGTAGTCAATCAAGGCGACGAACTGCTCG GCATCGTTGGGTTTATGAACTGCGTTCGCCGCGAGGAAGGCTGCGCCAACGTGCGTTACGTGTTCATCCAAGACAAGAACGCCCCCAAGTTCAGTCTCAAGGATAAATTCTACGCCGAGCAACTGAGCAAACAATTGATGGCCAATGTCTTGAAAGAAGGAAACTGGGGAACCTTCCGGCATTTGCTCTTGGACCAGCAAGGAGAAGCTTCGTCCCTCCAGGTTGAACACGCATACATCGATGCTCTGTACAGAGGAGACCTGAGCAGTTTGCGATGGATCAAGAGTCCTCCGAGTTTCTACGAACCGGGGAAATCCTTGGGAATGGAACTCTTCCACGTATACTACGCTCCGTTGAACTTCCGAGATGTGATGTTAGCCACTGGAAAGCTGTCACCGGATGCTCTGTCTGGAAACTTGGCTAGCCAGGATTGTATCTTGGGTATTGAATTCTCCGGACGTAACTCAAAGGGTGAACGAGTTATGGCGATGGTACCTGCACGCAGTTTGGCGACCACCGTAGTAGCCGATTCTGGATTTTCATGGATCGTACCTAAAAAATGGTCTCTGGAGGAAGCTTCGACGATCCCGGTAGCCTACGCGACTAGTTACTACGCCTTGTTCGTTCGAGGTGGCCTGAAACGCGGCGAAAGCGTCCTGATCCACGCTGAAAATGGTGGTGTTGGTCTAGCCAGTATCTCCATAGCTTTGCACGCAGGCTGTACAGTGTTCACAACGGTCGGTACACCGGAGAAGCGACAGTTCTTGAAGAAAATGTTTCCTCAGTTGACCGACAGGAACATCGGCAATTCTTCTGACACCAGCTTCGAGCAACTGATAATGAACGAGACGAAGGGTCGTGGTGTAGACGTGGTGCTAAATTCGTTGGCCGAAGAGAAGCTGCAAGCCAGCGTCAGGTGTCTCGCCGAGGATGGTCGGTTCCTCGAAATTGGAAAATGCGATCTATCGAACGACGCGACTTTGGGAATCTCGTTGTTATTGAAGAACACCGCCTTCCATAGAATATTGTTGGACGCCATTTGCGAGATCGACGGCCCTGAAACGAAGGAAGTGGTCAGACTCGTCAAAGAGGGTATCGAGAACGGAGCTGTTCGCCCGCTGCCAACTGCTGTCTTCTCGGAGAAGCAGATCGGACAGTCGTTCCGGTTCATGGCCACAGGCAAACACATTGGTAAAGTTGTGTTGAAGATTCGCGAAGAAGAGAAGGAGACAGTGGTACCGCACCCAAAGCCAAAGATCGTAGCAGCCATTCCGCGCACGTACATGAATCCAGACAAGTCTTACATCGTGGTCGGAGGTCTCGGAGGATTCGGTGCAGAGCTCGCCGATTGGATGATCAAGCGAGGCGCGAAACATTTGGTACTGACATCGCGGTCCGGTATCCGAAACGGCTTCCAGTCGCTGTGCGTTCGTCGTTGGCGCGAATCCGGCGTGAACGTTGCGATCTCAACGGTGGACGCGACAACGATGGCCGGAGCAAGGAAGCTGATCGAAGATAGCAACAAGATGGCTCCTGTCGGTGGTATATTCAACTCGGCGGTTGTCCTAATCGACAACGTGCTCGAATACCTTGAAGAGAACGATTTCGCCAAGGTAGCAGCGCCCAAAGTCTCTGTCACGAAATGCCTGGACGCGGTGTCGCGAGAGTTGTGTCCCTTGCTGGACTATTTTGTTGTCTTCTCCTCCATTACGTGCGGCAGAGGTAACACTGGCCAGACGAATTATGGTCTTGCAAACTCTGTCATGGAGAGAATCATCGAGCAGAGGCAAGCGAGCGGTCTGCCTGGCCTTGCTATTCAATGGGGAGCTGTTGGAGATGTTGGAGTGCTTATAGGTAAATTGATCCTCCTTTTCCAAACTTTGGCAGCGTATAAAATAGTACGTGCGAGAGGGG AGTCTTATGGTCGCGGCAACGACTTAAAAGTCCGTGGCACTATCCCACAGCGTATTGGAAGCTGTCTGGAAACCGTGGACGTCTTTCTACAGCAACCCGATCCTGTCCTGGCCTCCATGTGCGTAGCGGACCAACGTAAGAGTCAAGAGAGAACCAAAAAAATCAGCATCGTTCAGGTGATAGCTAATATCTTGGGTATCAAGAAACTGGAAAACATTAACTATTCTGTCACTCTGGCCGATTTCGGAATGGACTCTCTGATGGCAACAGATATCAAAGAGACGTTACAAAGAAGTTACGATGTAGTACTGTCCACACAGGAGATCCGTAACCTGACGTTCGAGAAGTTGAAGTCATTCGACTCTGGAGCTGTTGAAGTAAAAGCTatcgaaactctcgg atggcaagatggtcgaGGGAGTGCTTGTCAACATAGTGCTTATCAATCGATATGTAACTGTTTTATCATAGAGGTCACTCATCTGTCACGAAAATCATTTTCCTATCTGATGTCACCACTGATCACGGTCTGCGAGTTAGTTTGTGATCTAAGTTGTTTCTATTTCACGGAAATGGTTTTATATTTGCAAACTGTTGCGAACTCTACA AAGCATATTAATGAAATAAACTTTCACGAAGTATGGCTTAACATTTCAAATAGTCTGCAATAG
- the LOC143356915 gene encoding b(0,+)-type amino acid transporter 1: protein MAQDQENGAGKIALKRELGLFSAVSIILAVMIGSGIFVSPTSALERSGSVGFCLVVWISCGLLSLLGALAFAELSTVVPRSGAEYAYFMEAYSPLHEYAGQIPAFICSWVYVVLLRPAEVAVVMLTFAEYGVQPFSYYLSDLPEESMRHLKKLIAMLALGLITYINLTSVKLYVRVQNIFTVCKVVACIVVIAGGAWWLWNGHTELLEKPFHGTTTSVGDIALAFYSGLWAYDGWTSAAIVTEEIQKPEVNILRSILIAVPLITMLYVFMNLMYMAALTMPEMVSAPAVAVVWADKVLPSWMGFAIPLGVALSTFGCSLSIQFGVSRLCYVAGGQGHVPRVFSFVHMEKMTPAAAVAFQGILALVCMLVGNIIALIEFASFLTWVFYGLAMVSLLIMRKTKPDAPRPYKVPIVIPWLVLGIAIFLAVTPIVAEPTPKYLFALIFILFGLVIYHMYVYKKVRSTLAAKLTYLIQALCLVVAPDKED from the exons GTTCCGGAATCTTCGTGTCACCCACCAGTGCCCTTGAAAGATCAGGATCAGTGGGTTTCTGTCTAGTCGTTTGGATTAGTTGCGGTCTGCTATCTCTACTCGGGGCTTTGGCCTTCGCCGAATTGAGTACAGTGGTACCACGATCAGGCGCCGAGTATGCCTATTTCATGGAAGCGTACTCTCCCTTGCACGAATATGCTGGTCAGATACCAGCGTTCATATGTTCCTGGGTTTATGTAGTTCTGCTGAGGCCAGCTGAAGTGGCAGTGGTCATGTTGACATTCGCAGAGTACGGTGTGCAACCCTTTTCCTATTATCTAAGTGATCTGCCAGAGGAATCGATgcgtcatttgaagaaactgaTAGCTATGTTAGCTCTCGGACTGATCACGTACATTAATTTGACCAGTGTGAAGCTGTACGTGAGAGTGCAGAACATATTCACAGTCTGCAAGGTGGTTGCCTGCATCGTAGTAATTGCTGGTGGAGCGTGGTGGCTCTGGAATGGTCACACGGAGCTTCTGGAAAAGCCATTCCATGGTACCACCACTTCTGTCGGTGATATAGCCTTGGCCTTCTACAGTGGATTATGGGCTTATGATGGATGGACATCGGCTGCCATTGTTACAGAAGAGATACAGAAGCCAGAAGTCAATATACTCAGGAGTATTTTAATCGCTGTGCCTCTGATCACTATGCTCTATGTTTTCATGAACTTGATGTACATGGCTGCATTAACGATGCCAGAAATGGTCAGTGCACCAGCTGTTGCTGTAGTCTGGGCTGATAAAGTTCTACCTTCTTGGATGGGCTTTGCAATTCCTCTTGGCGTTGCCTTGTCTACGTTCGGCTGTAGTCTAAGCATCCAATTTGGAGTCTCAAGACTTTGTTATGTGGCTGGAGGACAAGGCCACGTACCGAGAGTGTTCAGCTTCGTTCACATGGAAAAGATGACTCCAGCCGCGGCTGTAGCATTCCAGGGGATCCTAGCATTAGTTTGCATGCTTGTAGGAAACATAATCGCGCTGATCGAGTTTGCCAGCTTCTTGACCTGGGTATTTTATGGACTTGCTATGGTGTCTTTGCTAATCATGAGAAAGACAAAGCCGGATGCACCCAGGCCGTACAAGGTGCCGATTGTGATACCTTGGTTGGTACTGGGTATTGCCATTTTCTTAGCTGTAACGCCGATTGTGGCGGAGCCAACGCCTAAATACCTCtttgcattaatatttattttatttggtCTTGTCATTTATCACATGTACGTGTACAAGAAGGTCAGAAGTACTTTGGCAG ccAAGCTCACATACCTGATCCAAGCCTTATGTTTAGTTGTTGCTCCGGATAAAGAAGACTGA
- the Ciao1 gene encoding cytosolic iron-sulfur assembly component 1 isoform X3, with translation MGTLELKHTLSGHRGRVWNVCWHPKGACFASCGEDKTIIIWGQQESQWVMKTILTEGHTRTIREIAWSPCGNHIASASFDATIAIWDKNLVQSECTTTLEGHENEVKSVSWSSNGQLLASCSRDKSVWIWEVNDGEYECAAVINAHTQDVKKVRWHPTEEIVASASYDNTVKLFKEYIADNDWSCMATLSSHTSTVWSLAWDKTGNRIATCSDDQTVKIWQEYKPGQFTISTGAEQLAY, from the exons ATGGGTACATTGGAATTAAAACATACTTTGAGTGGTCATAGAGGAAGGGTGTGGAATGTTTGTTGGCATCCAAAGGGTGCATGTTTTGCGTCTTGCGGCGAAGACAAAACTATAATAATTTGGGGTCAACAAGAATCACAGTGGGTTATGAAAACTATCCTCACTGAAGGACATACAAGAACTATTAGAGAAATAGCATGGTCCCCTTGTGGGAATCACATAGCATCCGCTAGTTTCGATGCCACTATTGCTATATGGGATAAAAATTTAGTTCAATCTGAATGCACTACAACTTTAGAAGGTCACGAGAACGAAGTGAAAAGTGTTAGTTGGTCTTCTAATGGGCAACTGTTGGCTAGTTGTAGCAGGGATAAATCTGTTTGGATATGGGAAGTGAATGATGGTGAATATGAATGTGCTGCTGTCATTAATGCTCATACACAAGATGTAAAAAAG GTACGGTGGCATCCTACTGAAGAGATCGTGGCATCAGCTAGCTATGACAACACAGTGAAGTTATTCAAAGAATATATAGCAGATAATGATTGGTCATGCATGGCAACGCTGTCTTCTCATACCTCAACGGTTTGGAGTCTTGCATGGGACAAAACTGGCAATAGGATAGCAACTTGCAGCGACGATCAGACAGTGAAAATATGGCAAGAATATAAACCTG GACAATTTACGATATCGACTGGTGCAGAACAACTGGCTTATTAG
- the Snx16 gene encoding sorting nexin 16: MSTSESGVGCISEVTLAISKARGSQSGTVRVLDSPDSDGSSHSNSFTVQRFNYPENDNANPDILHPPLTTDDLRIPIVGYEVMEERARFTVYKLRVELKNGDCWFVFRRYTDFVRLLSQLRRQKVPISHLSLPRKKWLGDNFAPSFLEERILRLQAFVNGVLSSPILIGTACVREFFCLDEPPALSDTAEESRAIFEALEDTIYHLRQQLRERDTALAAETALCNELRKKLHQLLSERQTCLKCGAPQ; encoded by the exons ATGTCCACGTCAGAGTCTGGTGTGGGATGTATTAGTGAGGTAACGCTTGCAATTAGTAAAGCAAGGGGTTCTCAATCAGGAACGGTGAGAGTACTTGATAGTCCTGACTCTGATGGATCCAGCCATTCCAATTCATTCACAGTACAACGATTCAATTATCCTGAGAATGACAATGCAAATCCAGATATTTTGCATCCACCGTTGACCACTGATGACTTAAGAATACCAATCGTTGGATACGAAGTTATGGAAGAAAGAGCTAGATTTACG GTTTACAAGTTACgtgtagaattaaaaaatggagACTGTTGGTTTGTGTTTAGACGTTACACAGACTTTGTTCGTTTATTGTCGCAATTAAGAAGGCAAAAAGTACCAATTTCACATTTAAGTTTACCAAGAAAGAAATGGCTCGGTGATAATTTTGCTCCAAGTTTTTTGGAAGAAAGAATACTGCGTCTACAAGCCTTTGTTAATGGAGTTCTAAGCAGTCCTATCCTGATAGGCACTGCATGTGTCAGAGAATTTTTTTGTTTGGACGAACCACCTGCTTTATCAGATACTGCAGAAGAATCTAGA gcaatttttgaagCACTAGAGGATACTATTTACCATTTGCGTCAACAGTTACGAGAAAGAGATACTGCACTTGCAGCTGAAACAGCTTTATGTAATGAACTTAGGAAAAAATTGCATCAGTTATTAAG TGAAAGACAAACCTGCTTAAAATGTGGTGCGcctcaataa
- the Tfiib gene encoding transcription factor IIB, producing MASSSRHETNKVCCYAHPDAPLIEDYRAGDQICSECGLVVGDRVIDVGSEWRTFSNEKAGVDPSRVGGPENPLLNGSDLSTMIGPGTGAASFDAFGASKYQNRRTMSSSDRALINAFREINGMADRINLPKTIVDRANNLFKQVHDGKNLKGRANDAIASACLYIACRQEGVPRTFKEICAVSKISKKEIGRCFKLILKALETSVDLITTGDFMSRFCSNLGLPNMVQRAATHIARKAVEIDIVPGRSPISVAAAAIYMASQASEDKRSQKEIGDIAGVADVTIRQSYKLMYPHAGKLFPEDFRFATPIDQLPQM from the exons ATGGCAAGTTCGTCGAG ACATGAAACAAACAAGGTTTGTTGTTATGCACATCCAGACGCACCACTGATAGAAGACTATCGTGCAGGTGATCAAATTTGTTCAGAGTGCGGTTTAGTTGTAGGAGATAG AGTAATAGATGTTGGTTCAGAGTGGAGAACATTTAGCAATGAAAAAGCAGGAGTTGATCCATCTCGTGTGGGTGGCCCAGAAAATCCACTTCTTAATGGTTCAGATTTATCCACCATGATCGGTCCAGGAACTGGTGCAGCATCTTTTGATGCTTTTGGTGCTTCAAAATATCAGAACAGACGTACA ATGAGCAGTTCTGATAGAGCACTGATTAATGCTTTTCGTGAAATTAACGGAATGGCTGATCGCATTAATTTGCCCAAAACTATTGTTGATAGAGCTAATAACTTATTTAAACAAGTGCACGACGGTAAAAATCTGAAAGGTCGTGCCAATGACGCAATTGCTTCAGCTTGTTTGTACATTGCCTGTAGACAAGAAGGTGTACCACGTACTTTCAAAGAAATTTGTGCAGTCAGTAAAATCAGTAAAAAAGAAATTGGAAGATGTTTCAAACTGATTCTGAAAGCACTTGAAACTAGCGTGGACCTCATCACTACAGGAGACTTTATGTCTAGGTTTTGTTCTAATCTGGGCCTTCCGAATATGGTGCAACGAGCTGCTACACATATTGCAAGGAAAGCAGTGGAAATTGATATTGTACCAGGAAGGTCACCTATTTCTGTTGCAGCTGCTGCAATATACATGGCGTCACAg GCTTCAGAAGATAAAAGATCTCAGAAAGAAATTGGTGATATTGCTGGTGTAGCTGATGTTACAATTAGACAGTCTTATAAGCTGATGTATCCCCATGCTGGGAAATTATTCCCAGAAGATTTCAGATTTGCGACACCTATCGATCAGTTGCCGCAAATGTAA